From the genome of Uranotaenia lowii strain MFRU-FL chromosome 1, ASM2978415v1, whole genome shotgun sequence, one region includes:
- the LOC129741086 gene encoding histone H2A, with product MSGRGKGGKVKGKAKSRSSRAGLQFPVGRIHRLLRKGNYAERVGAGAPVYLAAVMEYLAAEVLELAGNAARDNKKTRIIPRHLQLAIRNDEELNKLLSGVTIAQGGVLPNIQAVLLPKKTEKKA from the coding sequence GGAGGAAAAGTCAAGGGAAAGGCAAAGTCCCGATCATCTCGTGCCGGACTTCAGTTCCCAGTCGGTCGTATCCATCGTCTGCTCCGCAAGGGCAACTACGCAGAACGTGTCGGAGCTGGAGCTCCCGTCTATCTGGCCGCTGTCATGGAATATCTGGCAGCTGAAGTGCTGGAATTGGCAGGAAACGCCGCTCGTGACAACAAGAAGACCCGTATCATCCCGCGTCATCTTCAGTTGGCCATCCGTAACGACGAGGAATTGAACAAACTGCTTTCGGGCGTCACCATCGCTCAGGGAGGTGTTCTGCCAAACATCCAGGCCGTTTTGCTGCCCAAGAAGACCGAAAAGAAGGCTTAA